The DNA window TGGTCTGTTGCACTAGTCTGGTTTatggtggcgatacagagccgccagagccgcaaccggtcagtccgagccgatggcggtctaaccgagccgtggacggttTGACCGGCCTCTACACTGCGGTTAGATCGACCaagttgagtgggctcaatgattgccctgtaacggctagttttctagtcgttacaaagtagtctggtctgaccggcctcacaacagcggtctgaccggcagagcacagagttggggatttcggttccaacggctagttttggtggttgggggtatatatacccactcccagCAGCAAGGGcgaggttttggcactccattgcattatcttgtacccttgcaagagctctcacacccttgggcacttagtttatctagtgaggtgttagagagtgagttaagccaatccaagtgcattgcttcattgttatagctagtgtggcacttgatcatcctcggcaagcatcctagacttgttactcttggaggttgccgcctcctagacggcttgtggaggtgttgcccggtgacctctccgaggagattgtggaggaggcctggcgccggttgtgagtggtttggagttcaccaccttcggagtgaaggaagaactaccctagtgatcgaggctttggtagtcctctccgtgggccggctcccgccttgcccaccccttgacgaagggggcgtgcggtggcttcgtggttgagcggtggagttgggctcgcctcaacggggattaggaaaccggcaagtttccgaacctcggtgaaaattccttgtctcttgtctccttTATTTTATGCAAATTTACTTTGAGCAAGTTTACATACTAGAGTTTATTTGTGCTATTATCACCCTAGGCTTGCAAACCTCAACATAGGCTAGTTTCTTTGTGCACTTACTTGAGACTAGttgatttaggttttgaattgtgcaaAACCATTTTGATTTACGCTTCCGCATACGAAACTCGGTTTTAGCCAAAAGTTTgaaaaaccgcctattcaccccctctagTCAACCTCCTTATCCTACAACCGCTCGCCATACTCCGGTCTGATTGGCCTACCCTAGCCGGTCTAACCACAACCATCAGACATGTCCATGTTCATCACTTGATAACATTATTCATCATCACTCCTATCTGACTGGTATACATgccccggtctgaccggtgccaaaaaaaatcaattatccCACATGCCAATTAATCAAGATATGATAGTGTAATATTCTAGAGGTTTCTATAGGGATAAGATGTGTTTGTGTTTTTATAGCTATGAGTGTACGCATATTATGAACGCCTGTATTTGTTTCGTGTTTATAAGAAATATAAAAGAAGCTTCGCCGATTATTCTCTGGAATTAATCACTGCCATGAAACTGCGAGACAATAGCTGACGAACCATCCCGTGCAAATGCCACAAACGCGGGCCACTGGATTTCCATCGACGCAAAACCAACAGCATCGCGACGTACCGTCCATCCCAACGGAcgctgccatgtgggccccacttgtcatcgCCTGGTAGCGCTCCCCCTCCACGTATAAAAAGTTTTGCACACCCAACCTCTCTTCGCCCCTTCTTCCATCTCCATCGTCTTCGTCCTCTTCCGATACCTCACCTCACCATACAgctgctttctctctctctctccatccaccCGAAGCAGAATCCCCAAAACAACAGCGAGAGAAAAATTCACGCGGCGAAGCCAAAATTTTTTGTTGATTTCGATTTGGACATAAACCCTAGCTCCAATctccccaccgccgcgtcgGCCCCGAACCCGTGCGCCCCCCCATCGCTCGCTGAATCGAAGGGCGCCTACCAGTCGATTCCCCCAAGACGAGGTAATCCGCTCGACCCcctcgagagagagagagagcctgGGAGAGAAATCGGTGTTGTTTTCTGCTGAATCGATCGGGTTGGCGGGCGATTTAGGGTTTTGGGAAGGGTGGCTCGCCGCCCTCTCCGAAGGGGACTAGCCTGCGCGTCTCGATCTCGcggggagctagggttttgtgATCCGAGTGCGAGGAGGGACTGGTGTCGCCCTGGTTCTGATGAGAATTGGCAGTGGAATGCTCAGATTggctgccggcgacgacgagaggAGCAGCTCccttggcagcggcggcggaggaggcgccagATTCACCGCCCCCAAGGTCCGCACGCGCGATAAGGGCGCGCTCGTGGCCCTCTGATTCGAGGAGGGTTGCTGGTGCGTAGACGTGGAGCCTTCTCTGAGGAGAGTGGGAGATGACGAGGATCTTCGTGCAGCGCGGGGCTGCCGGCTCCTCGTCCAGCTCCAGCCGCTCGGGGTCACAGacactgcagcagcagcagcaactgcaGGCGACATCAGCGGTTGCCcgggaggaggagctgccgccGCAGCCTCATCAGCATCCATCGGAGCTCTCGGCTTCAGACAATATAACTGACCATCTAGTGGAGGATGCTGATAACAGCAGTAATAGTAATAAGCCATTGGGGCTAGATGATCCCACATCAGAGAGTTCAAGCTCTGCAGAGGAGAGGGCTGTTATGGAGAAACCTCCCAAAGACGACTCCAATGTGATCGATCCTGCTTTCTTGGTGGAGGAATTAACAGGCCTCCAGTTTTCTGATCAGTTTGAGCAGGAAAATCTAGTGCAGTCAGGTATTGGTCCGTCACAGATTGCTGGTGCAGCATCAcacccaccacctccaccagcTCCACCAGCCCCACCACCGAAACCATCGTCTGGTAATAATGGGTTAAGGAGAATGGGGTCTGGAAGCTCAAACAATGCACGGATTGGATCTTCAAGGAGGCCAGTTGCTTGGCCACCAGTGGCAGTTCGGTCATCTGCTTCGGGTTCCCGACCTTCTTCACCTAGATCACTTGCTGATAGTGAAGGGTATAATAGTGCAGATGAGCAGGGCCCCTGTTACGCCTCTAATTATTATGATTCGGTATGATCTCTTGTCTGCTTCtattttatatgaaaactttAATATCGTATTTCCTATATCAGCTTTGCCATTTGTCAATGTTTGCATGGCATGAAGATGATGTCTAGGATGTGGAGATAATGTCATAGATCCTTTGGAAGTTTGGATCCTTTGTAGTTGCATGATACAATAACATTATTCCTTTTATCGTTAATGGTAGGTTTGTCACATTCGCAAACAGGCAcctttttgtttttgacaacaACTAATGTAGTTTATATTTCCTCAGGAAAGGGAGCGCATGTTTGAACATGACCTAAGACGAGTGAGAGGATTTGAAATCAATAAGATGGCTGAAGATGGGAATTGTCTGTTTAGAGCAGTTGCAGATCAAGTTTATGGTGATCCAGAAGCTTATGACATGGCTAGGCAGATGTGTGTTGATTACATGGTATGTTTATTGTTACATCTATATCCTTTGCCATTAATCCATAAACTAGATTCACAAGCTTGGAGGCAGTGTTCTAACATGTTAATCTGTTGCATTCAACCTTGCCCCTTATTTGTTCACTATTGGCAGGGCTAGGCAGATGCGTGTTGATTATATGGTATGTTGTGTCGTTGCATCTGAGTAGTAACACCGTATATTATATGTATTCCGTCCCTAGGTTCAATTCATAAGCCAACACTAATATTTGGTTAATATTTCTCATTCTCTACCCTGTCGCATAATTTATCTCACTATTTTATACTAAGTTATTGGCTCTGTAAGATCTTGGATAAGTTTGGGGAAGCAATATGGGTAGATGGTGGAACATTACTAGTTTGAGACAGCCTGCAGTTTCGTCTACTGTTAGTTAGGGTTGAAACATAGTTGCAACTTGCTTCTCCTTTGCTGGTCAGGGTAGATATTGGTTTCTGCTGCTCTGTTTCCTTAGAGGTAGCACTCAGCTAGTTATACAggaattaaaatttaataatgaACTTACCAAGGGAAAAGTGCTGTCTGTTCTACCTTTTGACTTACATATTTTGTGAAATGACATATTGAACAATTATATCGTGTGCAACAAATGTGAAGCCATGC is part of the Oryza glaberrima chromosome 4, OglaRS2, whole genome shotgun sequence genome and encodes:
- the LOC127770708 gene encoding OVARIAN TUMOR DOMAIN-containing deubiquitinating enzyme 6 yields the protein MTRIFVQRGAAGSSSSSSRSGSQTLQQQQQLQATSAVAREEELPPQPHQHPSELSASDNITDHLVEDADNSSNSNKPLGLDDPTSESSSSAEERAVMEKPPKDDSNVIDPAFLVEELTGLQFSDQFEQENLVQSGIGPSQIAGAASHPPPPPAPPAPPPKPSSGNNGLRRMGSGSSNNARIGSSRRPVAWPPVAVRSSASGSRPSSPRSLADSEGYNSADEQGPCYASNYYDSERERMFEHDLRRVRGFEINKMAEDGNCLFRAVADQVYGDPEAYDMARQMCVDYMERERDHFSQFMTEGFTSYCRRKRRDKVYGNNMEIQAFAEMYNRPIHIYSYSTEPINIFQGSYNTDVPPIRLSYHHGNHYNSVVDPRGLTVGAGLGFSSLRGTNNVDRDQVKAAIKAQQDQQIENALLAEGRLYSDLELTEKEIERMVMEASRAEYLKQQQQLNFRESSTSGAEPSSSAAISGSSRSAGTADRVGEECFVLPDTVLTRSMQLLLAMGFNYIQVMEAYSIFGEDVDSMIYYLVEMGGTGASAGGSNRRKGKAAE